In one Rhodoligotrophos defluvii genomic region, the following are encoded:
- a CDS encoding GntR family transcriptional regulator codes for MTQSELAFNTLQRLIEEGRLKPGSMISERGLMAITGLGRTPVREAIQRLERNYMVRVHPSKGIEIPANSVEDQLSRLEVRRAMEVLAVGLACKRATAKDLELIEAMATALKADFSFSDYAETVRQTHKLIIDSAHNPYLEALMKPLQALSRRFWMTHVRDENAEVLRGKTLHREILLAIAERNVRRAEAASLALNDYLVEFALRTVNENVRTGGGWF; via the coding sequence ATGACGCAATCAGAGCTTGCGTTTAACACGCTTCAGCGACTGATCGAGGAAGGGCGGCTCAAGCCTGGCTCGATGATATCAGAACGGGGTTTGATGGCGATTACGGGTCTCGGGCGCACCCCGGTGCGCGAAGCCATCCAACGTCTCGAACGCAACTACATGGTTCGCGTCCACCCGAGCAAGGGAATCGAAATTCCGGCGAACTCGGTCGAGGATCAACTCAGCAGGCTCGAGGTCCGCAGAGCAATGGAAGTCCTTGCGGTGGGGCTGGCCTGCAAGCGAGCGACGGCGAAAGATCTTGAACTGATTGAGGCAATGGCGACGGCGCTGAAAGCTGATTTTTCGTTCAGCGACTATGCCGAAACGGTACGCCAAACCCACAAGCTGATCATTGATTCCGCGCATAACCCCTACTTGGAGGCTCTGATGAAGCCTTTGCAGGCGCTGTCGCGGCGCTTCTGGATGACGCATGTTCGCGACGAGAACGCCGAGGTTTTGCGCGGCAAAACCCTGCATCGTGAAATTCTTCTGGCAATCGCGGAACGCAATGTCCGTCGGGCTGAAGCGGCATCGCTGGCGCTGAACGATTACCTGGTCGAGTTCGCGTTGAGGACTGTCAACGAGAATGTCAGGACCGGCGGAGGGTGGTTTTGA